The following are encoded together in the candidate division WOR-3 bacterium genome:
- a CDS encoding GWxTD domain-containing protein has translation MVVLTLLFSVFLITNNTFAGEIKISSDYILIRKAENRYDLHYFYEFPYSDIYFTKQNQGFKNRYQITIQIWNHKELVAGKILEREVFVERYEDTKLQTKSLTDSLQLEFIYPSKNKTQLTLKVKIRDLNSDSYGEDKFDIRLYNLPHRILFYKNNTPNPKRIYSTDIGKEETLGIRLELYSNQAKNCSLLIKRELLPSFPITSDKKKSRLRTEKRVFLVPIVITDTQSAQEKTILSFSSPIRNLVEDGEGKYRITIIVYDDKAKKILTAIDFFEIKNSFFNSTTEYLEMVDRLMYIATETEMRNLKMADVTSRESLWNDFWKKYDPNPITEINEAEEEYFSRIDYCIKKFSGGDRGYKSDRAKIYMKYGEPDYVEYAPFEKHRNAYEIWYYYRLGKQFVFLDQRGFGEFILTEIK, from the coding sequence TTAGTGTATTTTTAATTACTAATAATACTTTTGCTGGTGAAATTAAAATTTCATCTGACTATATTCTGATTCGAAAAGCGGAAAATCGCTATGACTTGCATTATTTCTATGAGTTCCCCTATTCGGATATTTATTTTACAAAACAAAACCAAGGTTTTAAAAATCGCTATCAAATTACCATACAAATTTGGAACCACAAAGAACTTGTCGCCGGCAAAATTCTGGAAAGAGAAGTATTCGTAGAAAGATATGAAGATACCAAACTTCAAACCAAATCATTAACCGATAGTCTCCAACTCGAATTTATCTATCCTTCAAAAAATAAAACCCAATTGACCTTAAAAGTAAAAATCCGAGACCTTAACTCTGATAGTTATGGAGAAGATAAATTTGATATACGGCTTTACAATCTTCCCCATCGAATTCTATTTTATAAAAATAATACACCAAACCCCAAACGAATCTACTCAACTGACATTGGCAAAGAAGAGACATTAGGAATTCGATTGGAGTTATATTCAAACCAAGCGAAGAATTGCTCGCTGTTAATTAAAAGAGAACTTCTTCCGTCTTTTCCAATAACATCCGACAAGAAAAAATCTCGTCTGAGAACTGAAAAAAGGGTTTTCTTAGTTCCGATAGTTATTACGGACACACAATCTGCTCAAGAAAAAACAATTCTTAGTTTTTCATCGCCCATACGCAATCTCGTTGAAGACGGCGAAGGCAAGTATCGAATAACAATTATTGTTTATGATGATAAAGCGAAGAAAATATTAACCGCAATTGATTTTTTTGAGATAAAAAATTCTTTTTTTAACTCGACAACTGAATATTTAGAAATGGTTGACCGTTTAATGTACATTGCTACCGAAACCGAAATGCGTAATCTAAAAATGGCCGATGTGACATCAAGAGAGTCACTATGGAATGATTTTTGGAAAAAATATGACCCGAACCCTATTACGGAAATAAATGAAGCCGAAGAGGAGTATTTCTCTCGGATTGATTATTGCATAAAAAAATTTTCCGGTGGTGATAGAGGCTATAAATCTGACCGTGCTAAAATTTATATGAAATATGGTGAGCCCGATTATGTCGAATATGCGCCTTTTGAAAAACATCGTAACGCTTATGAGATCTGGTATTATTATCGATTAGGGAAACAGTTTGTCTTCTTAGACCAGCGAGGATTTGGCGAATTTATTCTCACCGAAATAAAATGA
- a CDS encoding GWxTD domain-containing protein — protein MKTLIGLISPSVNYDFYNSTFKDLMIFLIYEKNIYINSVFKMKLKKKIRPLRIFNSFRMCFIIVLLFCSLNFLLAQQLSVDWAAFNYSQGLSLVEVYYSCPYNIFHYKTKNDTISAQYRGSFYLKSINTPESIIDNFERRAIISSFEDAQKRDMMLVDGFGFFARPGPYWFRLTLEDAISTLIFTDTITVPNFEQAPALSDVELASSIKPDTLGGKFCKQGLRIIPNPSGKFGQHYELMYVYVEGYNLIDDTLPYEFTYRILTIDNDSKQSIIKTFPTEIKKKSGSSFAYAFALSTKGLKPGSYLLEIQLKDNTSNQTASSRKVFSISGNDISTATLVKASLPLEDTFYYRKIDLLATPKELKQYQKLTYEGKNEFLRRFWRKYNYAEFIKRIKYVETKYQFAGKSGWETDRGKIYIKYGAPDEIIAHTMIEHVKPHEHWYYYEKGFHFIFIDIRNDGTFPLIYSNTDLEKKHPEWEKYIDPLELDDLR, from the coding sequence ATGAAAACACTAATCGGGCTTATCAGTCCAAGTGTAAATTATGATTTCTATAATTCAACTTTCAAAGACTTAATGATTTTTCTTATTTATGAAAAAAACATCTATATTAATTCCGTTTTTAAGATGAAACTTAAAAAGAAAATAAGGCCATTAAGAATTTTTAATTCATTTAGAATGTGTTTTATAATAGTTCTTTTGTTTTGTTCGCTAAATTTTTTATTAGCACAACAACTTTCAGTTGATTGGGCAGCATTTAACTACAGCCAAGGACTTTCTTTGGTAGAAGTTTATTATTCTTGCCCTTATAATATCTTTCACTACAAAACTAAAAATGATACGATTTCTGCTCAATATCGAGGCTCGTTTTATTTGAAGAGCATTAATACGCCGGAATCGATTATTGATAATTTTGAACGACGGGCAATAATTTCATCTTTTGAAGACGCACAAAAAAGAGATATGATGCTGGTCGATGGCTTCGGTTTTTTTGCCCGACCAGGGCCATATTGGTTTCGCTTAACACTCGAAGATGCCATTTCAACTTTAATTTTTACTGATACCATTACAGTTCCTAATTTTGAACAAGCCCCGGCTTTAAGCGATGTCGAGTTAGCATCATCAATAAAACCTGACACTTTAGGCGGTAAATTCTGCAAACAAGGCTTACGGATAATTCCCAACCCTTCTGGTAAATTTGGCCAGCATTACGAATTAATGTATGTCTATGTCGAAGGTTATAATCTAATTGACGACACCTTGCCATATGAATTTACTTATCGAATTTTAACTATTGATAACGACTCCAAGCAGTCGATTATTAAAACCTTTCCGACTGAAATTAAAAAGAAATCGGGCAGTAGTTTTGCCTATGCATTTGCTTTAAGCACAAAGGGATTAAAACCAGGTAGTTATCTTTTAGAAATTCAGTTAAAGGATAACACGTCCAACCAAACAGCAAGTAGCAGGAAAGTCTTTTCTATCAGTGGAAACGATATAAGTACAGCAACATTGGTTAAAGCAAGTTTACCTTTAGAAGACACCTTCTATTATCGGAAAATCGATTTATTAGCAACACCAAAAGAACTAAAACAATATCAAAAATTAACTTATGAAGGGAAGAACGAATTTTTGCGGCGCTTCTGGCGTAAATATAATTACGCAGAGTTTATAAAGAGGATAAAATATGTTGAAACTAAATATCAGTTCGCAGGCAAATCGGGCTGGGAAACGGACCGAGGAAAAATTTATATTAAATATGGTGCTCCAGATGAAATAATTGCTCATACGATGATTGAGCATGTTAAACCGCACGAACATTGGTATTACTATGAAAAAGGATTTCATTTTATTTTTATTGATATCCGAAACGATGGAACTTTTCCTCTAATTTACTCCAATACTGATTTAGAAAAAAAACATCCCGAATGGGAAAAATATATTGACCCACTGGAATTAGATGATTTACGGTAA
- a CDS encoding RtcB family protein codes for MPTGWTGPLEKIDNYRLKIPKSYKPQMKVDGIIYIDARLVDKVREDMAPEQVANVATMPGILKASMAMPDVHWGYGFPIGGVAGFDTKTGVISPGGVGYDINCGVRLLRTNLFRKDITEDILEKLVRSLFYNVPSGVGSTGKIRITESEVKQVLIKGARWAYENGYGTKEDLEHTEEHGQMAGADPSKISRRALERGAPQLGTLGAGNHFLEIQEVVEIYDTNAAKIFQLEKGEITVMIHTGSRGLGYQICDDNVRDLGKAVQKYNISLPDRQLACAPIESPEGRAYFSAMVCAANYAWANRQCITHWVREAFSQVFNKSPDQLGMELIYDVAHNIAKFEEHMINGNKIMVCVHRKGATRAFPPGHPALPEKYKPIGQPVIIPGDMGTNSYLLLGTQKAFEETFGSTCHGAGRVWSRTKALDETRNRDIARELKSKGILVMAASQEVLREEVPDAYKDVDIVVDICHNAGISKKVAKMRPLCVVKG; via the coding sequence ATGCCAACAGGTTGGACTGGCCCATTAGAAAAAATTGATAATTACAGATTAAAAATACCTAAAAGTTATAAGCCACAAATGAAAGTTGATGGTATAATTTATATTGATGCCCGATTAGTCGATAAGGTTCGAGAAGATATGGCACCGGAACAGGTAGCCAATGTAGCCACAATGCCAGGAATATTAAAAGCCTCAATGGCTATGCCTGATGTGCATTGGGGGTATGGATTTCCGATTGGAGGTGTGGCTGGCTTTGATACAAAAACCGGTGTCATTTCACCGGGTGGTGTTGGCTATGATATTAACTGCGGTGTAAGATTGCTTCGCACAAATCTTTTTCGAAAAGATATTACTGAAGATATTTTAGAAAAATTGGTGCGTTCATTATTCTATAATGTGCCTTCGGGTGTTGGTTCAACCGGCAAAATCAGAATTACTGAAAGTGAAGTAAAACAAGTTTTAATTAAAGGTGCTCGTTGGGCATACGAAAATGGCTACGGAACAAAAGAAGATTTAGAACATACTGAAGAACATGGACAAATGGCAGGTGCTGACCCATCAAAAATTTCTCGTCGAGCCTTAGAACGAGGTGCACCGCAATTAGGAACACTTGGCGCCGGTAATCACTTTTTAGAGATACAAGAAGTGGTTGAAATCTACGACACAAATGCGGCTAAAATATTCCAGTTAGAAAAAGGTGAGATAACTGTAATGATTCATACTGGTTCGCGCGGACTGGGTTATCAAATTTGTGACGATAATGTAAGGGATTTAGGTAAAGCAGTTCAAAAATATAACATTTCATTACCGGACCGACAACTGGCTTGTGCGCCAATCGAATCTCCTGAAGGCAGAGCTTATTTTTCTGCTATGGTTTGTGCGGCAAATTATGCTTGGGCAAATCGGCAATGTATCACCCATTGGGTGCGCGAAGCCTTTAGCCAAGTTTTTAATAAATCACCCGACCAATTAGGTATGGAATTAATATACGATGTTGCGCATAATATTGCGAAATTCGAAGAACATATGATTAACGGAAATAAAATAATGGTATGTGTACATCGAAAAGGTGCCACGCGGGCATTTCCTCCAGGACATCCGGCCTTGCCAGAAAAATATAAACCGATTGGTCAGCCAGTAATAATTCCTGGAGATATGGGAACAAATTCGTATCTGCTTTTAGGCACACAAAAAGCCTTTGAGGAAACCTTTGGTTCCACTTGTCATGGTGCAGGACGAGTCTGGTCACGAACTAAAGCATTAGATGAAACCAGAAATCGTGATATTGCGCGCGAACTAAAATCAAAAGGCATTTTAGTTATGGCTGCCAGTCAGGAAGTATTACGCGAAGAAGTGCCTGATGCTTATAAAGATGTTGATATTGTAGTCGATATTTGCCACAATGCAGGAATTTCAAAAAAAGTTGCCAAAATGAGACCTTTATGTGTAGTGAAGGGGTAA
- the uvrC gene encoding excinuclease ABC subunit UvrC, which translates to MLPVDKISLVPKTSGVYLLKDKNGRIIYVGKSRNLRERLRAYTQEQTQFSREQLIRYIYDFEIIETKSEVEALVLEDNLIKLNKPRFNVRLKDDKKFPYLKITVQEKFPRIFATRNLRKDGSVLFGPYTNAKNLRRAIKAVRTIFKIRTCQKKLPLTKPERACLNFAMNRCLAPCQNTITELDYRQRINNAISFLSGKSKGLEKELEQRMKNASDQEDFETAAILRDQLFALRDITQKQDAVFTDIASRDIIGLALAETASKEGLQRTKSYANATLIKIRDGKIIGKENYPFILNKKTDPDEIVETLLRTIYLHTYDIPDEIILPINLKNKQVFRQWFRQEKDKKVRIYHPRSGIKKRLLKLALTDAEVGLTEIIPAPKPSQPLLELQRILHLSQPPKTIEGIDVSNIAGTLATGSIVVFTNGYPNKKEYRMFRIKNVSGPDDYAMIQEVLTRRVTKLIGENQPLPDLILIDGGKGQLSAAEKVYASAPKPIPLLAFAKRTDTLYYSDGREISIPAYSPALKLLKRIRDEAHRFAIRYHKRLRGKKLIVSELDAIPGIGPKRKQTLIKHFGSVDKIKSASVEEIARLNGFNQKIAEKIYHELNKK; encoded by the coding sequence ATGTTGCCGGTTGACAAAATAAGTTTAGTTCCCAAAACAAGCGGTGTTTATCTCTTAAAAGATAAAAATGGTAGAATCATCTATGTGGGTAAATCAAGAAATCTTAGAGAAAGGCTTCGGGCTTATACTCAAGAACAAACACAATTTTCTCGTGAACAATTAATTAGATATATTTATGATTTTGAGATTATTGAAACTAAATCTGAGGTCGAAGCCTTAGTCCTTGAAGACAATTTAATTAAATTGAATAAACCGCGCTTTAATGTGCGGTTAAAAGACGATAAAAAATTTCCTTATCTAAAGATTACGGTTCAGGAGAAATTTCCCAGAATCTTTGCGACGCGTAATTTAAGAAAAGACGGTTCAGTTTTATTTGGACCTTATACGAATGCCAAAAATCTGCGTCGTGCCATCAAAGCAGTTAGAACAATTTTTAAAATCCGAACTTGTCAGAAAAAACTACCTTTAACCAAACCTGAACGCGCCTGTCTCAATTTCGCAATGAACCGTTGTTTAGCGCCTTGCCAAAATACTATTACAGAATTAGATTACCGACAACGGATAAATAATGCCATTTCTTTTTTATCAGGAAAATCAAAAGGCTTAGAAAAAGAACTTGAACAACGGATGAAAAATGCTTCGGACCAAGAAGATTTCGAAACCGCCGCAATTTTGCGCGACCAACTTTTTGCTTTGAGAGATATTACACAAAAACAAGATGCTGTATTTACTGATATTGCATCCCGAGATATTATTGGCCTTGCTTTAGCCGAGACCGCAAGTAAAGAAGGATTGCAGCGTACAAAATCTTATGCGAATGCTACTTTAATTAAAATTCGGGATGGCAAAATTATTGGTAAGGAAAATTATCCTTTTATCCTAAATAAAAAAACTGACCCGGATGAGATCGTTGAAACGCTCTTAAGAACAATTTATCTGCACACTTATGATATTCCTGACGAAATTATTCTTCCAATAAATCTTAAAAACAAACAAGTTTTTCGACAATGGTTTCGACAAGAAAAAGACAAAAAAGTCAGAATTTATCATCCGCGCTCGGGAATAAAAAAAAGATTGTTAAAATTGGCTTTAACCGATGCTGAAGTTGGTCTTACAGAAATTATCCCTGCGCCCAAGCCCTCTCAGCCTCTTTTAGAATTACAGCGAATCTTACATTTGTCTCAACCACCTAAGACTATTGAAGGCATTGATGTCTCAAATATTGCAGGTACTTTGGCAACAGGTTCAATTGTTGTTTTCACTAACGGTTATCCTAATAAAAAAGAATATCGGATGTTCCGAATCAAAAATGTCTCTGGACCTGATGACTATGCAATGATTCAAGAAGTATTAACCCGGCGCGTAACCAAATTAATAGGTGAAAATCAACCTTTACCTGATTTAATCTTAATTGATGGTGGTAAAGGTCAACTATCGGCTGCGGAAAAAGTATATGCATCAGCGCCAAAACCAATACCACTACTTGCTTTCGCGAAAAGGACCGATACATTATATTATAGTGATGGTCGAGAAATCTCGATTCCAGCTTATTCACCCGCATTAAAACTACTCAAACGAATTCGAGATGAAGCACATCGCTTTGCGATAAGATATCATAAAAGATTGCGTGGGAAAAAATTAATCGTTTCCGAATTAGATGCCATACCAGGTATTGGTCCGAAACGAAAGCAAACCTTAATAAAACACTTTGGCAGTGTGGATAAAATCAAGTCAGCATCCGTTGAAGAAATTGCTCGGCTTAATGGCTTTAACCAAAAAATTGCTGAGAAGATTTATCATGAATTAAATAAAAAGTGA
- a CDS encoding HAD hydrolase-like protein yields MIAHKILLFDLDGTLTDSKQGIINSIRYALSKMNLKENNINLEKFIGPPLAESFEKYFGLDNNTARYAVSVYREYYAVKGIFENRVYPGIPELLHKLKDKKKTLVCVTSKAGYYAQQILDHFNLSQYFTKLVGSNMDLTCTHKIELIRLALSYFPENSNSDFIMIGDRADDIIGAKKNNIKSIGVLYGYGTAEEIKAETPDYIVKSVKELRRTLCGFSLLFFK; encoded by the coding sequence ATGATTGCCCATAAAATTTTGCTTTTTGATTTAGATGGCACTCTGACCGATTCAAAGCAAGGCATAATAAATTCGATTCGCTATGCATTAAGTAAAATGAACTTAAAAGAAAACAATATAAATCTGGAAAAATTTATTGGTCCGCCTTTGGCAGAATCATTTGAAAAATATTTTGGATTGGACAATAATACTGCTCGTTATGCAGTATCAGTCTATCGTGAATACTATGCAGTGAAAGGTATCTTTGAAAATAGAGTCTATCCTGGCATACCGGAATTATTGCACAAACTAAAAGATAAGAAAAAAACTTTGGTATGTGTTACTTCCAAAGCAGGTTATTATGCTCAACAAATATTAGACCATTTTAATTTGAGTCAATATTTTACTAAATTAGTTGGCAGTAATATGGATTTAACTTGCACTCATAAGATCGAACTAATCAGACTTGCACTCTCTTATTTCCCAGAAAATTCTAATTCTGACTTTATAATGATTGGAGACAGAGCAGATGATATTATTGGTGCTAAAAAGAATAATATTAAATCGATTGGCGTATTGTATGGATATGGAACCGCTGAAGAAATCAAAGCAGAAACACCTGATTATATTGTTAAGTCAGTAAAAGAATTAAGAAGGACTTTATGCGGTTTTTCGCTTTTGTTTTTTAAGTAA
- the asnA gene encoding aspartate--ammonia ligase encodes MSDKKTLAEKKKADLAGPGIGDYKEIEKILPTDYKSLLDVKETQFALFKLKRYIEDNLNKELNLFTVEVPLIVDVKSGVNDMLDRDGSRTPIQFHISNDYDKHPIDAQIVQAATKWKRMALKQFKCKVGEGINTDMRAVRKDYFLDHDHSAYVDQWDWEKVITKKDRNLDYLKNTVKKIWKVIKNAETYIQEEFPKLKTKKYPNLPDELTFFHAEEILDMYPNMPRKQRETAILQKYPAIFIIGIGWILKDGYPHEMRAADYDDWVTPTITKNGQLMHGLNGDILVWNPVTKRRHELSSMGIRVTKETLLEQLKITNQMHLLKYPYHQAIMKDEIPLSIGGGIGQSRTCMLLLRKAHLGEVSVTVWPKILKDICAKKNIFVLE; translated from the coding sequence ATGAGTGATAAGAAAACTTTGGCTGAAAAGAAAAAAGCCGATTTAGCTGGTCCCGGAATCGGAGATTATAAAGAAATTGAGAAAATTCTTCCTACTGATTATAAATCACTTTTGGATGTCAAAGAAACACAATTTGCTCTGTTTAAATTAAAACGGTATATTGAAGATAATTTAAATAAAGAATTAAATCTTTTTACTGTCGAGGTGCCATTAATCGTTGATGTTAAAAGTGGCGTTAATGATATGCTTGACCGAGATGGTTCACGAACTCCGATTCAATTTCACATTTCCAATGATTATGATAAACACCCAATTGATGCTCAAATTGTCCAAGCAGCAACGAAGTGGAAGCGAATGGCATTAAAACAATTCAAGTGTAAAGTCGGCGAAGGTATAAATACTGATATGCGCGCAGTCCGAAAAGATTATTTTTTAGACCATGACCATAGTGCCTATGTTGACCAGTGGGATTGGGAAAAGGTCATCACGAAAAAAGACCGTAATCTCGATTATTTAAAAAATACAGTTAAGAAAATCTGGAAAGTTATTAAAAATGCCGAAACTTATATTCAAGAGGAATTTCCGAAATTAAAGACAAAAAAATATCCCAATTTACCTGATGAACTTACTTTTTTCCACGCTGAAGAAATTCTCGATATGTATCCCAATATGCCTCGCAAACAAAGAGAAACCGCGATATTGCAGAAATATCCGGCAATCTTTATTATAGGAATTGGTTGGATTTTAAAAGACGGCTATCCTCACGAGATGCGAGCTGCGGATTATGATGATTGGGTTACTCCTACTATTACTAAAAATGGGCAATTAATGCATGGCTTAAACGGCGATATTCTGGTCTGGAATCCTGTCACAAAACGCCGTCACGAACTATCATCAATGGGCATTAGGGTGACCAAAGAAACCTTATTAGAACAACTCAAAATTACCAATCAAATGCACCTTTTGAAATATCCCTATCATCAAGCAATAATGAAGGACGAAATTCCTTTAAGCATTGGTGGTGGAATCGGGCAATCAAGAACCTGTATGCTTCTTTTAAGAAAAGCCCATCTGGGTGAAGTGTCTGTGACAGTGTGGCCCAAGATTCTCAAAGATATTTGTGCTAAGAAAAATATCTTTGTTTTGGAATAG
- a CDS encoding asparaginase has translation MKIRIIVTGGTFDKEYNELTGELYFKHTHIYDMLKLGRCKLDIVVEELMMIDSALMTDVERDKIINAVNRAKENRILITHGTDKMVDTAHALAHAVKNKTIVLTGAMVPYSFGSSDGMFNLGSALAFVQTLPPGVYVAMNGKCFHWHKVRKKKETGYFEEIDEQTK, from the coding sequence ATGAAAATAAGAATTATTGTTACTGGTGGCACATTTGATAAAGAATATAATGAATTGACTGGCGAATTGTATTTCAAGCATACTCACATCTATGATATGCTTAAACTTGGCCGTTGTAAACTTGATATCGTTGTTGAAGAACTGATGATGATAGATAGTGCATTAATGACTGATGTTGAGCGTGACAAAATTATCAATGCGGTGAATCGAGCTAAAGAAAACCGAATTTTAATTACTCATGGCACTGACAAAATGGTTGATACTGCCCATGCTTTAGCCCACGCGGTCAAAAATAAGACCATTGTGCTAACGGGCGCAATGGTTCCTTATAGTTTTGGCAGTTCCGATGGCATGTTCAATTTAGGTTCTGCTTTAGCGTTTGTCCAAACATTACCTCCGGGAGTTTATGTTGCAATGAACGGTAAATGCTTCCACTGGCATAAAGTCAGAAAAAAGAAAGAAACTGGTTATTTTGAAGAAATAGATGAACAAACTAAATAA